The window TCACCTGATAATTGAATAATTATATCAataagctgtgtgtgtatgtgtttgtgtgtgtgtatgtgtgtttgtgtgtgtgtgtttttatgcgttactctttgcatatatatatatatgtgtatatgcatatatatgtgtttgtgcagatatatgtatgtaatatttgcatgttaagttatgcatgtgtatgcatatttgcgtgtatgtctatgtgtgtactcATATATTATTCtcagtatgtgtgtacacgtgcatgtgtgtgtgtacatgtgcatgtgtgtgtcagtatgtggatgtgtgtgtgtgtgtgtgtgtgtgtgttttacgtccccaaACTAGAATGTACAGACACGTGCAGATGgattgaggtgtgtgtgtgtttaatttcatGTTCAAACATGTCattttgtggatatatatatatatatatgtatgtatgtaaatacatgtgtgtatgtgtgtgcatgtgcacatgtgtgtgtatgtgtgtgcatgtgcacacgtgtgtgtatgtgcacacgtgtgtgtatgtgtgtgtgtgttatgcatattgtatgtatgtacgtgtgaatatatatatagagagagaaagatggagaaagaaagagagagagagagaaaagggagagatgtatatatatatatatatatatatatatatacacatacacatataaatgtgtatatacacacatatatgtatatatacattctatatatttatatatatatacttgtatgtgtgtgtgtttatataaatatatatatgtatatacatgcacacacacacacacacacacacacacacacacacatacatacattcatcttcAAAAAGTATGACTCTGTAGAGGCTTAACAAACCCCGTATTTTCGCATTTCtacatttttctcttcctctgtttccttTGCAGGATGTGCAGCAGCAAACAGCATCACAGCAACCAACTCCACCTCCACCAACGGCAACAACATCCTCATCAAATGAGGCAACAGGTGGCGCTGAAGCCGGTGTGATTGTCTCTCAGCCACCTTTACCACCGCCACGCCGCAAACTGAGAAAGGCCCATTCCACAAACCAGACCACTTTGCCCAGCAAGGAGTCGGATGTGAGCGGGAAAGCCACAGCAGAGGTCCacagcagtggcagtagtagtagtaaggttcCACCAACCCCTAAACCGAAACCTCTCTCCAAATCGGTGAAGCACGCTCACTCAGTCCCTGCACCGACAGACAAAGGAAGGCAGGTGCACAGTGCTGCAACCTCTACAGCAGCGCAGCAGCAGGAGGAGATGtaccatcagcagcagtagcaacgggcatcagcagcaataacagagagacaggaagaaaagCATCGACTGTCTTGTCATCGTCGAAGGGGCTGTCGTCTGACAAGAAGACGGCGGTCAAGAGTAGTAGTGAGCCTGCTGCTGTGGAACCGGGTGTGGTGTTTCCGTGCCAGTCAGCTGCCGGACCTTCACGACTGAGAGGTGAGTCAAACATCAACCACTtcattcctcttctttttttcttttctgtttctcttcttcttcttctctttgtcattgttcttcctcttcttcttcttctttcacctcATTTCACTCTTGCCTCTTTGTCTTGTTacaacttttactactactactactactactactactactactactacctattactactacttataatgatgatgatgatgataaaaatttcGAATTCAGGCCATCTGTGCAGGTGGGGTTAGTTGTTTTCATTGACTCCAATATTTGACATGTTCCTTATCAACCCTCAAATGGAtgaaaaggcaaaaatcaactcccacaaaatttgaactcagaacgtgaagtggCTGAAGAAtcgctgctgagcattttgcctgactcGCTAACAGTTCTTccagttcaccaccaccaccaccaccaccaccttcttcttcttctctcccctccccccatcctcattattattattatctaaggttgtgagctggcagaaccgttagcacactggatgaaatgcttagcagtatttcccccatcgctacgttctgagttcaaattccgctgaggtcgactttactttacatccttttggggatcaataaaataagcaccagttgaaaactggggtcaatgtagtcgacttaatccccactcccccaagctgcccttgtgacaaaatttgaaataataataataatattatcattatcattatcattattattattattattattattattattattattaatattaatgtcgttactattgttattatttaaggcgATTTATTTGAGTATACCCACCCCATCAAATCTGTTGCCTTGTCATTTTGTCCTtccttatgttctgggttcaaattctgccgagaatCATTATAAGCCCTTTTTAGGGTTAAGATCTGTGCTAGAACACAGAACAAATGTCCTTGAGCTGATCAACTAACTACCTCCCCCACTAAAGTTTGCTGGTCTTCTGCCTAAACTAAAGACAGTTATTATAAAGGGTAGCAGACTGGGAATGTGGcagtgtgtggcctagtggttagggtattttgCTCATGATCATAGgactatggtttcaattcctggaccaagtgATGTTCTCTGTTTatgttcttgagccaaacacttcatttcacattcctccaCTCCTCTCAACTGGCAAGAAAATTAGTAACCCCATGACGAGCTAGTGTCCTGTCTAGTGGGGAATATTTACATCAGAAAATCtgggaaactggccttatgagcTGATGGCTTGGGAAGGACCTTTGGTCCCCATTTTTTTAGACTAGTAATATTATTTGACAGCCTGACAAaacaccttgtggtatttgtttcagaTCTTTACTACATGAGTTCAATTTTCTCTAAGGTCAAgtttaccttccttccttccttctgggCTTGATAAAATGAACAGCAACTAAATACCTGTGCCAGTCTAAATTGACTGACATCTCACCTGAATTGTGTAGCCTTGTATAATGTTTCACCTGAACTGATTGATCTTGCCTTGTGTAATATCTCACCTGACTGAATTGTGTGTTATTGTGTAATATCTCACCTGAATTGTGACTTTGTATGACATCTCACCTGAAATCTGTGATCTTGTATTATATCTCACCTGGATTATGTGACCTTCATTAATATGTCACCTGAATTATATGATTTTATGCAtaagttattatcatcatcatcatcatcatcatcattattattattatcattaaggtagcaagctggcagagtcgttagcatgctggacaaaatgcttagcagtattttgcccgttgctacattctgagttcaaattccgctgaagttaactttaccttttatccttcggggttgatgaaataagtaccagttgagtactggggtcaatgtaatcaactgtcccccttccacaaaattactgcccttgtggcaaaatttgaaaccattattattattattatttattttattattattattattattatcatcatcatcattattatcatcattattatattattattattattattattattactattattattatcatcatcatcattattatcatcattattattattattattattattattattattattattgtgttctggtagaattgttaccataccagacaaaatgcttagtggcatttcatccgaggttgactttgcctttcctcttttttgGGATcagtaaagtaagtaccagctgaacactggggttgatctaatcaactagtcACCACTcaaaaaatttcatgccttgtgcctatagcagaatggattatcatcatcgtcgtcatcatcatcattatcatcatcatcatcatcatcatcatcatcatcattgtcatcatcatcatcatcaaggcagcaagctggcagagttgttagcatgtttGGAAGAAATGTTTTGTGAGATTTCTTCTGGTTGACTACATTcatcagttcaaattccatcaaggtcaactctgcttttcatttttctggggtcaataaaaaaaagtaccagttgaacactagaattatttgaaactgttatcatcattaccaatttttaaatgtgtgtgtgtgtgtgcatacagtatAAAGAAACTTATTTCCATGAAAGTAAGTGATAATAGTGTTTGGTTCTGGGGTGAGGTAGTTATGCCAAGCATTGGTAACTAAGAGGAAGTAAATTTAAAGACAAGAGCAGTCCTGATGGGTGGGTCGATAGTATATCAAGCCATGTCATTATTTAACCCAaggaaagcagcgagctggcagaatcgttagcacaccgggtgaaatgctttgcagtatttcgtctgccgctacgttctgagttcaaattccgccaggtcgactttacctttcatcctttcgggatcaataaagtaagcactagttacacactggggtcgatgtaatcgacttaatccgttcgtgtgtccttgtttgtccccactgtgtttagccccttgtgggttgtaaagaaataggtatttcacccatcgctacgttctgagttgaaattctgccgaggttgataaattaagtaccagttgcgtactgaggttggtgtaatcgacttattccccctaccccaaaaattcaggccttttgccttcagtagaaaggattatttaaccCAAGGCCAGATGTCTGATTGACAATATTCCAGCAGCCATGAACTACATTATCCTATGTGTCTTATCCATGGTAGGATAAGATTTGATGGTaatttgctgctgtttctagtgagTCAAGTGACTCTCTCATTGTGTTGGAAACATAGAAAGTAAAAGCAACTGATGGTAGAAGATGGGTGGGGTAGATGGTGCAGAGGTAAGACAATAACATAAGATGACATTTACATTTCAGCAGTGGTGGTCACCATATATTTGATATTAGCAATTATTGTTGTGTTAAGGATTGAAATGGAATTTGGTGAAATACATGAAATATTCCCAACTTTTTTTTGCTGCTGCATTTAGGGTGTCATATGACATTAGAGAAGTGGTCCCTAATGGTATTTGGGAGCGGGGGGGGAGCAGaacggtggtggtggggaggtagAGGAATTACACTAATGAGATGACTCAGAAGTGTGTAACAACCATTTGTAGAGTGGTGGTGTGAAGGGGGAAGGGATGACAAAGGGgcttattggtggtggtggtggtggttgtggtggtggtagtggtggtggtagtggtggtggtggtggtggtggtgctggtgatgatttGGATCATGATAGGGATCATGACAAtgaacacaatgatgatgatgatgatgatgatgatgacagtaacgtTTGTcatcatgacaatgatgatgatgatgaggaggtggtggagggggagaaggaggacaatgttagtggtggtgattctacgaagatgattaaaaaaaaagcagaaactcATCTAATTTACTAACATCATGTCAGAGAATCCACATTCCACATGTCTGACGTacttcttctctccctctgtactctgttttctctttttctcctctctctcctcagtcaggggaagaagaaagagttagagagagagagaaagaaaaaaaacagataaagaggggaaagagacagagagagacaaagagagagagagagaaagaaagagagagagaaagaaagaaggagaggaagaaacaaagagagagagaaagaaagaaagggagacaaTGAggcagagacaaaaagagagagagagaaagaaagagacaaagagagagagagaaagagagacaaagagagagagaggaagaacaaagagagggagacaaagaatgagagacaaagagagagagagagaaagaaagagagagagaggaagaaactaagagagggagacaaagagagagagagagaaagaaagcaagagagagaaagaaagagagaaagggagacaatgaggcagagacaaaaagagagaatgagagacaaagaggcagatacaaagagagagagggagaaagaaagaaagagagagagagaaagaaaaagacacagagagagggagcgagagagagaaagaaagagacagagagagagaaggaaagaaagagacagagagagagagagaaagaaagagagagagagagatagcggcAGGAGTTAATAGATATTATTTTCTATCTCTTTGACTTTTTGCTCAGTCGATTGATTGATTCTCTTTGTTCTCTCCTACTCTTACAACTCCCCTTGCTCCGTACAACATCATTAGACACGCTACCACCTCTGGAGAGTACTGGCTGTAGCTTGGCCAGGACAGGTCAGTTCTATTGTGTGAAGTCATTAACTGAACCGTTCCCTCCATAGTGTTGTTGACACTTACTTCCAGATCTATATTTTACACAATTCAATCATTATTCACCGTTGCGTGGGTTCAAATTGGACCATTGCCATATAACAACCGAACCGACAGTGGGGCAGTAGAGCAGGTGGTCAgagcatctatccatccatttgttcattcattcaatcattcattgcTGATCAATGTCTCTTCTGATCAGGAACACCAGCTGTCGTAGCGCCATCTACTGTCAGAAGATGGAGTTAACTCCTCTCGCTTGATTGAACATTCCGGAAATTATTGGTTAAGTTTCTCATCACAACAATCATCTTTTACAAACTGGCAACATTCCACCACAgctcatgtggtggtggtggtggtggtggtgtgtagtaGGTGGAACGGTGACCCAGAGGTTCCCTCATTGGTTTGTCCCTATGGGGAGATAGAGGTGAGGGGGTGGAGTAAAAGCAGGTAGAAAAATAGTGAGAATGATATGGAGTGTTTGTGATAGTCATGCCTCTCCTGGTAATGGAAATACCATTAGTACAGTAGTTGAAGCATTTAATGTAACTAAAGGCATGAGAAATGTGATGTTGTGATAGGTATGCCTTTCCAAAGATATGGTTCCAAACAGTAGCTAAAACTGAGTCGTGGATTTACTTTAGGTTGTTGTTACAAAAGCCTTGGTCAAATGTGTTCAAGCAGACCAGGGGCTACTCCACAAGTGATCAGCCAAACAACTAGGCCTATAAACCATCAGCTGAGTGACCAGAGATTTTAAGGGTCTTctaaaaggcctggttggaggcccaaccatctaagttcttttacagggcttagaaaagctgaaggactgctgcaataagtgtgtgaaaatgagaggggaatatgttgaataaaatcataactgactgatctgcctgtattttcttttaccccaaaacaggaactttacagcaccctcccacacacacaaacacacatatataatatatatatatatggcatactgaaaaggtcctggctttaagcgtatcatgaaaggcctggttggaggcccaacactctgagttcttttacaggatttagaaaaactgaagaaccactgcaataagtgaatctgttgaataaaatcctaattaactgatcctcctgtatcttcttttacccaaagccaggaacttttcagccccaccccCTGGTACACTCTGACATAAAGTGATATATTGTGTGAGGTGTAGTGGGAACAGTTTAGACACATAGCCTACTGTCAACTGCCCAGCCTTCTTCTGGAAGCCTGCAGATATCAACTGGCAGTGGTCACTGTGGAATCAAGCAAGTGCAGCAGTTGCTGTGTGACCTTTATCCTACCTTGGTGTTTGGGTTAGTAGGACCATTGACCATGTATCTAGGTTTGTATGTAATGTGTGGGTGGGGAGATGATGTTTATATGCcgtgtagtgatagtggtggtggggatggggaGGTTACGGTGTACAGCAGgaatgatgataattgtgatgatggtggtggtggtggtgggaagaatggtattgatggtggtggtgatagtggtttgTTGTGAAGCTGTGTAATGcaggtagtagtagaagtagtagtagtggtggtagtggtgatggtggtagtagaggtTATAGTGGTTGTGATGGCATGAGTTGATAAtcatagtggtggcagtggtagtgatgatgataatggtgatggtggtggtggtggttagtgctGCTAGTGGTAGTgcataacaatgatggtgatggtgttggtgatggtggaagtAGCAATTAGTGCTAATGATATACACAAtgcatagtggtggtggtggcagtgatggttatGATTTATGGGTGCAAGTGGTTATGACAGTGGTTGTGACAGTGGGAGTGGGGGGGAGGCGGGGGGGGGCAAACGTGATGGTTGCAATTTAATTAAGCTCAATAAATGACCGGTACTTTATGATTTTTTAAGAACAAAGGATAAAATTGACCTCActacaatttgaactcaggacataaaagaACATACCGAAAACACCACACTGCTCTTGGCAGTATGTCCTCCCTCccgctctccctccctcccttctcctctctctttcccaccaGCTCTCCTCTTTACTTTTAAAAATTATGTTGTAATTAATAAAGTTAATTAACAACAtcatctttcatatacatatatatgtgtgtgtatatgtgtgtgtatatatatatatatatatatgtatgtatatacacacatacacacacgcgcgcacacacacacaccacacacaccacacacacacacacacatatatacgcacacacacgtaaacgctgacatagctgtgtggtaagaagcttgcttctgaaccacatggtttcaagttcagtcccactgcatggcaccttgtgcaaataTCTCATGCAAAAGCTTTGGGCCAGCCAAAGGCTTGTTAGgggatttgacagatggaaactgaaagaagcccaagtcaactctgtaaagaggttggcattatgaagggcatccagctgtaaaagccatgctaaaagagacattggagcttggtgcagtcctctggcttgctggctcctgtccaacccatgccagcatgggaatcACAccttaaatgatggtgatgatgatgatatatgtatatgtggtcatgtgtatgtatatatatgtgtgtgtgtgcatgtgtgtgtgtatgtgtgtgtgtttatgtatataatacatattatctatctgtctacctcctCTGTCACATTCCCCTTCAATGCA of the Octopus sinensis linkage group LG16, ASM634580v1, whole genome shotgun sequence genome contains:
- the LOC115220299 gene encoding branchpoint-bridging protein-like isoform X2; translated protein: MCPICNVKELKLNSDGTRTNQNVCKDCQELTCDDCGEYSESLSTKSPPKQGETEEKSTPKPDVQQQTASQQPTPPPPTATTSSSNEATGGAEAGVIVSQPPLPPPRRKLRKAHSTNQTTLPSKESDVSGKATAEVHSSGSSSSKVPPTPKPKPLSKSVKHAHSVPAPTDKGRQVHSAATSTAAQQQEEMYHQQQ
- the LOC115220299 gene encoding formin-like protein 18 isoform X1, which encodes MCPICNVKELKLNSDGTRTNQNVCKDCQELTCDDCGEYSESLSTKLQEWVCHLCRKRRVLVLSTGLWYHGRHRNPDSIILQVIESQCLLEKSSQITQQIPSSPPKQGETEEKSTPKPDVQQQTASQQPTPPPPTATTSSSNEATGGAEAGVIVSQPPLPPPRRKLRKAHSTNQTTLPSKESDVSGKATAEVHSSGSSSSKVPPTPKPKPLSKSVKHAHSVPAPTDKGRQVHSAATSTAAQQQEEMYHQQQ